A genomic region of Methanothermobacter sp. CaT2 contains the following coding sequences:
- a CDS encoding proteasome-activating nucleotidase: MENNSQNVLKKIEDLKKEVRMLKEENSKTKRNLMWKIRKLEKDKLLIENEKTRLDREVKSLRGEIERFRTPPLVIATVTEVLDDHRVAVKSTTGPHFVINYSRFIDRKQLEPGARVALNQQTFSIVDVLPSEKDPVVTGMEVEEKPDVSYEQIGGLEEQVREVKETVELPLKKPELFEKIGIEPPKGVLLYGPPGTGKTLLAKAVAHETNATFIKIVASEFVRKYIGEGARLVRGVFELAKEKSPSIIFIDEIDAVAAKRLKSSTSGDREVQRTLMQLLAELDGFESRGNVGIVAATNRPDILDPALLRPGRFDRFIEVPLPNEDGRREILKIHTSGMALAEEVDIELLARITDGASGADLKAICTEAGMFAIREERDEVTMADFMDAVDKIMGVEKEEEYKQETGVMFG, translated from the coding sequence ATGGAAAATAACTCCCAGAATGTATTAAAAAAGATTGAGGACCTCAAAAAAGAAGTTAGAATGCTTAAAGAGGAAAACTCCAAGACAAAAAGAAATCTGATGTGGAAAATCAGAAAACTTGAGAAGGACAAACTTTTAATTGAAAATGAGAAGACAAGGCTTGACAGGGAAGTTAAATCCCTTCGTGGTGAAATCGAAAGGTTCAGAACCCCTCCACTGGTCATAGCCACAGTAACAGAGGTTCTTGATGATCACAGGGTCGCAGTTAAGAGTACAACCGGACCCCACTTCGTAATAAATTATTCAAGATTCATAGATAGAAAGCAGCTGGAGCCCGGTGCAAGGGTTGCACTGAACCAGCAGACCTTCAGCATAGTGGATGTACTTCCATCTGAGAAGGACCCCGTTGTGACGGGTATGGAAGTCGAGGAAAAACCAGATGTCTCCTATGAGCAGATAGGTGGCCTTGAGGAACAGGTACGCGAGGTCAAGGAGACAGTTGAATTACCGCTCAAAAAACCGGAACTGTTTGAAAAGATAGGTATAGAGCCACCCAAGGGCGTACTCCTCTATGGACCACCTGGTACAGGTAAAACCCTCCTGGCAAAGGCCGTCGCCCATGAGACCAATGCAACATTCATAAAGATAGTTGCATCCGAGTTCGTCAGGAAATACATAGGTGAGGGCGCAAGGCTCGTGAGGGGAGTCTTTGAGCTGGCCAAGGAGAAATCCCCAAGCATAATATTCATAGACGAAATTGACGCCGTGGCAGCCAAGAGGCTTAAGAGTTCAACAAGCGGTGACAGGGAGGTTCAGAGGACACTCATGCAGCTCCTTGCAGAGCTTGATGGATTCGAATCAAGGGGTAACGTCGGTATAGTTGCAGCAACCAACAGACCGGACATACTTGACCCGGCACTCCTCCGTCCAGGAAGATTTGACAGGTTCATTGAGGTACCTCTACCAAATGAGGATGGTAGAAGGGAGATACTCAAGATACACACCTCAGGAATGGCCCTTGCAGAGGAGGTCGATATTGAACTCCTTGCAAGGATAACCGATGGGGCATCAGGCGCAGACCTAAAGGCAATATGTACCGAGGCAGGTATGTTTGCAATCAGGGAGGAGCGTGATGAGGTCACAATGGCTGACTTCATGGATGCCGTTGATAAGATAATGGGTGTTGAGAAGGAGGAGGAATACAAACAGGAAACCGGCGTGATGTTCGGTTAA
- a CDS encoding multiprotein bridging factor aMBF1, translated as MRCEICGKKIVGKPLKTKIDSSVMEVCRECSKFGKIIREPTTPRKKSFRKPQKRSRRPMDTVYEVVEDYGRIIRSEREKRDWSREDLAERINEKVSVINRIETERMEPDIKLARKLERLLKIKLLEKFEADDLEKSEGGGFRGATIGDIARIKRG; from the coding sequence ATGAGATGCGAGATTTGCGGTAAAAAGATTGTTGGAAAACCTTTAAAGACAAAAATCGACAGTTCAGTCATGGAAGTATGCAGGGAATGCTCAAAGTTCGGTAAAATCATCAGAGAACCCACAACACCCCGTAAAAAAAGTTTCAGGAAGCCCCAGAAAAGGTCCAGGAGACCTATGGATACCGTGTACGAGGTCGTTGAGGACTACGGAAGGATCATAAGAAGTGAAAGGGAGAAGAGGGACTGGTCAAGGGAGGATCTCGCTGAGAGGATCAACGAGAAGGTATCCGTCATAAACAGGATTGAAACCGAGAGGATGGAACCCGATATTAAGCTCGCAAGGAAGCTTGAAAGGCTCCTCAAAATAAAACTCCTTGAAAAATTTGAGGCCGATGATCTGGAGAAATCAGAGGGTGGCGGGTTCCGTGGAGCCACGATAGGTGACATTGCAAGAATAAAGAGGGGTTAA
- a CDS encoding DUF356 domain-containing protein: MSLIILRADSRKKILNAIADLERHAGLKVRGKPRILRNDIADRMASSILGELRMKSSVAAAVEVEDDDTRSIMAIRRIHPPAHVMVVSSEYDEYNDLREMFGGLRVLRGYYSHKGS; encoded by the coding sequence GTGTCTCTAATAATTCTGAGGGCAGATAGCAGGAAAAAGATTCTGAACGCCATAGCGGACCTTGAAAGGCATGCTGGCCTTAAGGTCCGTGGAAAACCCAGGATTCTGAGGAATGATATTGCAGACAGGATGGCATCATCCATACTCGGGGAACTCCGCATGAAGTCCTCTGTGGCGGCAGCCGTTGAGGTGGAAGATGATGACACCAGAAGCATAATGGCCATCAGAAGGATACACCCCCCAGCACATGTGATGGTGGTTAGCAGTGAATACGATGAATACAATGACCTCAGGGAGATGTTCGGCGGTCTGAGGGTCCTCAGGGGCTACTACTCCCATAAGGGTAGTTGA
- a CDS encoding Mur ligase family protein, which translates to MYLHEIADKISGRLKGPDRAFRGIFTTLGAAEAGDIVIRHWIDEKGIEIASERGVSAIITQDLRGKSSRLAEEHGLPVILVDRIENANALALSWTIERFAPSSRRVVVTGTNGKSTTTHMIHHIIETTGASSYTNTDSRSEFNTLIDPVVSQQIAEASSDGAPEFMVIEVSEVQGWLGRVMRDHARMMTAAIGPEVVVITNVAMDHIGLVESVEDVFREVAGALRAIESGVAVLNADDERVRAMAHVNPGLSVVFYGSDSPVRYDGEGIHIGGDLIIPAEELPFRSEHFIQNTLAAAAACLELGFSPEDIRMGVKTYRPLKRRFSVLMTEPLVIDDFAHNPSGIRSTVRSAAANLRGRLWVVNAIRGSRGEDINVMNAAALADSLRGLNAELIVTSSSDVVDEQNRVLENERRAFLGVLDERGASYIHVEKLRDALRMVLDAAKPHDTILLLGAQGMDPAAGIIDEIRM; encoded by the coding sequence ATGTATCTCCATGAAATCGCAGATAAGATTTCAGGAAGACTCAAAGGTCCAGATAGGGCATTTCGGGGGATATTCACGACTCTTGGAGCTGCTGAAGCAGGTGACATTGTTATAAGACACTGGATCGATGAGAAGGGCATTGAAATCGCCTCAGAAAGGGGTGTATCCGCCATCATAACCCAGGATCTCCGGGGAAAGTCTTCCAGGCTAGCCGAAGAGCACGGGCTCCCGGTTATCCTCGTTGACAGGATTGAGAATGCAAATGCCCTTGCACTCTCCTGGACAATAGAGCGATTCGCCCCCTCCTCCAGAAGGGTTGTGGTCACGGGTACCAATGGGAAGTCCACCACAACCCACATGATCCATCATATAATAGAGACCACCGGTGCTTCATCCTACACAAACACAGATTCAAGGTCAGAGTTCAACACCCTCATAGACCCTGTGGTATCACAGCAGATAGCCGAGGCCTCATCTGATGGGGCACCTGAATTCATGGTTATAGAGGTCTCAGAGGTGCAGGGGTGGCTTGGAAGGGTCATGAGGGACCACGCCCGCATGATGACCGCAGCCATAGGGCCTGAGGTGGTCGTCATAACAAACGTTGCAATGGACCATATAGGACTTGTTGAATCTGTGGAAGATGTCTTCAGGGAGGTAGCAGGGGCCCTGAGGGCCATCGAATCTGGGGTGGCTGTACTCAATGCCGACGATGAACGTGTGAGGGCAATGGCCCATGTGAACCCGGGTCTCAGTGTGGTCTTTTACGGCTCGGACTCCCCTGTGAGGTATGATGGGGAGGGCATCCACATTGGAGGGGACCTCATAATCCCTGCAGAGGAACTCCCCTTCAGGAGTGAGCACTTCATACAGAACACCCTGGCTGCCGCTGCAGCATGTCTGGAACTGGGCTTCTCCCCCGAGGACATAAGGATGGGTGTTAAAACATACAGGCCCCTCAAGAGGAGGTTTTCGGTCCTCATGACTGAGCCCCTTGTCATAGACGACTTCGCCCACAACCCCTCAGGTATCAGGTCCACCGTGAGGAGCGCTGCAGCGAATCTCAGGGGGAGGCTGTGGGTGGTGAATGCCATCAGGGGCTCCCGTGGAGAGGATATAAATGTGATGAACGCAGCCGCCCTTGCAGATTCCCTCAGGGGCCTCAATGCAGAACTCATAGTAACCTCAAGCAGTGACGTTGTTGATGAACAGAACAGGGTACTTGAAAATGAGAGAAGAGCATTCCTTGGGGTCCTTGATGAGAGGGGTGCATCCTACATCCACGTGGAGAAACTCAGGGACGCCCTGAGGATGGTGCTGGATGCCGCGAAACCCCATGATACCATCCTCCTCCTCGGAGCCCAGGGAATGGACCCGGCTGCAGGGATAATAGATGAGATCAGGATGTGA
- a CDS encoding glycosyltransferase family 4 protein, translating into MMEFLMVFIISTVSAAVFTLFIRNILRSADIGDKPIVTEHSHKAGTPTMGGLGMLLALLLVTVLYRNNPYLVLTSLIVLTAAIVGLLDDLLGLKVKEVQRIIRNVSEGPLEVGQLVLKPGEEARAATDKAKRDVEALLSEGLVEVVGEAPIKNEVSEGEKILAQLLIGVFLVLSGAVGKLGGFYLGLAAAPIVIAGMVGAINAVNLIDGMDGMAAGIMLIASLSCAIFLGLSGQALPFLALAGMCAGFLVFNRHPASIFMGDTGSFALGAGYATAVMLTDTVYFGVLAIAVPVVSVIVSLLHRAGVIRLPVEPLHHTLHYRGMSERRIVLLYWLITLIVCALGLYMTGSIL; encoded by the coding sequence ATGATGGAGTTTTTGATGGTTTTCATTATAAGCACTGTTTCAGCTGCAGTATTCACGCTCTTTATAAGGAACATTCTGAGGAGTGCGGATATTGGTGATAAACCAATAGTCACTGAGCACAGCCACAAGGCAGGAACACCTACAATGGGGGGGCTTGGGATGCTACTGGCTCTCCTCCTTGTAACGGTACTCTATCGAAACAACCCCTACCTCGTCCTGACATCACTCATAGTCCTCACAGCAGCAATTGTAGGCCTTCTGGATGACCTTCTGGGCCTCAAGGTGAAGGAGGTCCAGAGGATAATAAGGAATGTATCTGAAGGGCCCCTGGAGGTTGGCCAGCTTGTACTGAAGCCCGGAGAGGAGGCAAGGGCGGCAACAGACAAGGCAAAGAGGGATGTTGAGGCTCTGCTCTCTGAGGGACTTGTTGAGGTGGTTGGTGAGGCTCCAATAAAGAATGAGGTGAGTGAGGGTGAGAAGATACTGGCCCAGCTACTGATAGGTGTCTTCCTTGTACTCTCAGGAGCTGTTGGTAAGCTCGGAGGGTTCTACCTGGGTCTTGCAGCCGCACCCATCGTCATAGCAGGTATGGTGGGGGCCATAAACGCAGTTAACCTCATAGATGGAATGGATGGGATGGCAGCCGGGATAATGCTCATAGCATCCTTATCCTGCGCAATTTTCCTTGGCCTATCGGGTCAGGCCCTGCCCTTCCTGGCACTGGCCGGGATGTGTGCCGGGTTCCTCGTATTCAACAGACACCCCGCGAGCATATTCATGGGTGATACCGGTTCATTTGCCCTGGGGGCAGGTTATGCAACTGCAGTGATGCTCACAGACACGGTTTACTTCGGTGTCCTTGCAATAGCAGTGCCTGTGGTCTCGGTTATCGTGAGCCTCCTCCACCGTGCAGGGGTTATAAGACTGCCGGTTGAACCGCTGCACCACACACTCCACTACCGTGGGATGTCCGAGAGGAGGATAGTGCTCCTCTACTGGCTCATAACGCTGATTGTCTGTGCACTGGGACTCTACATGACGGGGAGTATCCTCTGA